The Blautia pseudococcoides genome segment TTGCTGGAGAATTTTAAGATGTAATCCATTTTCAAAAGGCGGATACGATCCGGTACCATAAGTATTGTTTTATCTTGTTAGGAGATAATTATGCACCGCCCTTTTGTTACAAAGGCGGTATGCTTGAGAGATGAAGGTGACAAACCGGCTATAAGGAGGAAAATATTTTGGTTGCGTTGCTAACAAAGAGTACAATGCCGATTGTAAAATGGGTGGCTGAGGTAATGGGCTGGCTGATGAACGGCATTTACAGTATCGGGGTCACAAATCTTGGCCTCTGTATTATTTTATTTACAATTATCATTTATATGTTCATGACGCCGCTGCAGATCAAGCAGCAGAAGTTCTCTAAGATGAATGCTGTCATGTCCCCGGAATTACAGAAGATCAGTAAGAAATATAAAGCAAAAAAAGATCAGGCCTCACAGGCGAAAATGCAGGAAGAGACCATGGCTGTATATGAGAAATACGGCGTATCTCCCACAGGAAGTTGTCTGCAGATGGTCATTCAGATGCCTATATTCTTTGCTCTGTATCAGGTTATCATAAAGATGCCGGGATACATTGGAGGAATCAGAAACATGTTCGATACAGCAGTTGTAAAAATTACAAATGTTGACGGATATGTAGGTATTATCAGCGATTTTATTAAAGATCATGGTATCAGAAGTTACAGTTGGCCTACAAACGGCAAGGGAATCAATGATAACCATGTCATCGACTTTTTATACAGTCTGTCTCCGTCACAGTGGGCAGACCTTGGAGAAGTGGACAAGTTCAGCGGCTTTGCGCAGACGTTAAGTGATACTGCCAATAAGATTCATCCTATGCAGAATTTTCTTGGCCTGAATATTGCGGATACACCACTTTCTTTGATCAAGACAGGATGGAGTGACCACACTTATCTTTTGATCCTTGCGGCGATCATGATCCCATTGTTATCCTGGCTGACTCAGATGCTGAACTTAAAATTAATGCCAACAGCAGCAACAGACGATACAAACAGCCAGATGAATGCCACAATGAAGGGGATGAATACCTTCATGCCGCTGTTTTCCGCTTTTATCTGTTTTTCCTTCCCTGTAGGTATTGGTATCTACTGGATTGCCGGTTCTGTGATCCGTTGTGTTCAGCAGCTTGTCATCAACAGACATCTGGACAATATGAATATGGATGACTTTATCAAGAAGAACCAGGAGAAGATGGCTAAGAAGCGTGCAAAAGCAGGACTTCCGCCGCAGAAGATCACACAGCAGGCAAAGATGAATGTAAAAAACATCGAGGAACCAAAGAAGATCTCTGCTGAAGACAGAAATGCCGCAGTGCAGAAATCTACGGAATACTACAAGAATTCACAGAACGCAAAACCGGGAAGCCTGGCTTCAAAGGCAAATATGGTTGCTCAATTTGATCAGAAAAACAAATCCAAGAAGAAGTAGCGGTAAGGGGGAAGAAGTATGGAATTCAAAGAATTTTCTGCAAAAACTGTAGACGAAGCGATCACAAAAGCTTGTCTGGATTTTGAGACTTCCAGTGAAAATCTGGAGATTCAGGTTTTATTTGAAGGCAGTTCAGGATTTTTGGGGTTCGGAGCCAAACCGGCCAGAATTAATGTACGCAGAAAAGAAGTATCCTTACCAGAAGAACCAGTAATTGAAGAGGCTGTTCCGGTAAAAGAAGAGAGAAAAGAAGTAAAAAAAGAGTTTAAGAACGAGCCGAAAAGAGAGCCTAAGAGGGAACCGAAAAAGGAAGTAAGAAGAACAGAGGCTCACAAAGAGGATGTAAAACCGCAGCACGAAGAGCGGAAGGTCGTTGAGAGAACAGAAGAAGAAATCACAGCCGTAAAAGCAGATGCGGAAAAGTTCTTAAATGGCGTGTTCAAAGCCATGGAGCTTGAAGTTGAAATCAAGATGGAGTATAAGAGTGCGGAAGGTAACCTGGAAATTGAATTTTTAGGCGAGGATATGGGCATTCTTATCGGCAAGAGAGGACAGACGCTGGACTCTCTGCAGTATCTCACAAGCCTTGTTGTGAACAAGGGAAGACAGGGATATATCCGTGTGAAGCTGGATACTGAGGATTACAGAAACAGGAGAAAAGAGACTCTGGAAAATCTGGCAAAGAGCATTGCCTACAAAGTCAGAAAGACCAGAAAACCTGTATCTCTGGAGCCTATGAATCCCTATGAGAGAAGGATCATCCATTCTGCATTACAGGGCAACCGTTATGTGGAGACTTACAGTGAGGGAAATGAACCTTACCGCCATGTGGTTGTAAAGCTGAAAAAATAATATATATAAGGAATTATGATTATTCTAGGTGAAAGCGTGAATAATGGAGAATATTTTTCTCTGCGCTTTTGCCTGGAATATTTTTTTTGACTATAAGTTTACGTTACCTGTGTTAAAGTTGAGATAGAATCAGAGGAGTTGAGAAAAATGGCTGATACAATCGCAGCAATTGCCACGGCTATGACCGCGTCGGGAATCGGAATCATCCGCATGAGCGGTCCCGAAAGCCGTAAAATCGTAAAGAAGGTTTACCGCTCCAAAGGGGGCAGAAAACAGATTGAGAAGGAGCCGTCCCACACCATCCATTACGGATTTATCTATGATGGGGAGGAGGAGATTGACGAGGTGCTGGTCATGCTCATGGACGGTCCGAAAAGTTATACGGGCGAAGATACCGTAGAAATAGACTGCCATGGCGGCATTCTGGCTATGAAGAGGGTGTTGGAGACTGTGATCAAATACGGTGCCCGCCCGGCAGAGCCAGGGGAATATACTAAGAGGGCATTCTTAAACGGAAGAATTGACCTGTCCCAGGCGGAGGCGGTAATTGATGTCATTAATGCTAAAAATGAGTATGCACTGAAAAGTTCTCTGAACCAGTTGAAGGGTTCTGTACAGAAAGTGATCAAAGAAATCAGAGAGCGTATCATTTATCAGATCGCTTATATAGAGTCTGCGCTGGATGACCCGGAGCATATCAGTATAGACGGGTATGGGGAAACCCTGGAAAAAGAAGTGGCGGTACAGAAGTCCAGAATTGAAAGGCTTCTGGAAACTGCCGGGGAAGGAAAAATGATGAAGGAAGGGATCAAGACCGTTATTTTGGGCAAGCCCAATGCAGGGAAATCCTCCCTTATGAACCTTCTGGTGGGAGAAGAGAGGGCCATTGTGACGGATATTGCAGGAACCACCAGAGATATTCTGGAGGAGGCCATTGTACTGCACGGAATTTCTCTCCGCATGATAGATACCGCCGGGATCAGGGATACAGAAGACCGGGTGGAGCAGATTGGTGTGGGGAGAGCAAAAGAGTATGCAAAAGATGCGGATCTGATCCTTTACGTGGTGGATTCTTCTATACCGCTGGACGAGAATGACGAGGAGATCATCTCTATGCTGGAGGATAAAAAGGCTGTGATCCTTCTGAATAAGACGGACTTAGAGACTGTAGTCTCAGAGGAAAGTCTTAGGAAGCGGATGAACCATCCAGTGATACCGGTCTCCGCCAAGGAGAAGCAGGGTATTGATGTGCTGGAGCAGAAGATCAAAGAGATGTTCTTTGAAGGGGAGCTGTCTTTTAACGATGAGGTGTATATTACAAATATCCGTCACAAGACGGCTTTGGAGGACGCAAAGAAAAGTCTTGAACTGGTGGAAAACAGTATTGCTATGCAGATGCCTGAGGATTTCTTTTCTATTGACCTTATGAATGCTTATGAGAGTCTGGGCAGCATTATAGGGGAGTTTGTTGGAGAAGACCTGGTGAATGAAATATTTTCAAAGTTCTGCACAGGAAAATAGAAATCCGGAGGTGTTATCCACAAAAATAGAGGAGATCGAAAATAAATGTGGATAACGGGTTAAATACAAGAGGTTCATGTGAATAGATTTTGAGAAAAAGTAACTATTCAGTACAGTAAATGCACAGACCTGATGAATAGTTACGGGAAAGGATGCCATTAGAATGAATAATCTGGTTGAGAATTATGATGTAGCCATAGTTGGCGCCGGCCATGCCGGCTGTGAGGCAGCGCTGGCCTGTGCAAGGCTTGGTCTGGATACTATTATGTTTACCGTGAGTGTGGACAGCATTGCGCTGATGCCCTGCAACCCAAACATAGGCGGAAGTTCCAAAGGTCATCTGGTGAGAGAGATTGATGCCCTTGGGGGTGAGATGGGAAAAAATATTGACAAGACATTTATCCAGTCAAAGATGCTCAATGTATCCAAGGGACCGGCTGTCCATTCTCTGCGTGCCCAGGCGGATAAGCAGGAGTACACCAGACGTATGCGAAGGGTACTGGAAAATACGGAACATCTGACCGTAAAGCAGGCTGAGGTAACGGAAATCCTTGCTGAGGAACATAAGATCAAGGGCGTTAAAACTTATTCAGGTGCCACTTATCTGACAAAGGCAGTGGTGCTCTGTACAGGAACATATCTGAAAGCCAGATGCATTTACGGTGATGTGAGCAGCTATACAGGGCCTAATGGCCTTCAGGCCGCCAATCACCTGACAGATTCCCTGAAAAAGCTGGGAGTTGAGATGTATCGGTTTAAGACAGGGACACCTGCCAGAATTGATAAGAGAAGCATTGATTTTTCAAAAATGGAGGAACAGTTCGGGGATGAGAGAGTGGTTCCCTTTTCTTTCTCCACAAACCCTGAGGATGTACAGATTGAACAGGCATCCTGCTGGCTTACTTACACCAATGAAAAGACACATGAGATCATTAAGAACAACCTGGACCGTTCGCCTCTGTATTCCGGTATGATCGAGGGTACAGGACCCAGGTATTGTCCTTCAATTGAGGATAAGGTGGTAAAGTTTGCGGACAAGAACAGGCACCAGGTATTTCTGGAACCGGAAGGACTTTATACCAATGAGATGTACGTGGGCGGAATGTCCAGTTCCCTGCCCGAGGATGTACAGTATGAGATGTATCGCTCGGTACCGGGACTGGAACAGGCGAAGATTGTGAGAAATGCCTATGCCATTGAGTACGACTGTATCAACGCAAGGCAGCTTTATCCAACCCTGGAATTCAAGGAGATAAAAGGGCTTTTCTCAGGCGGGCAGTTCAACGGCAGTTCCGGCTATGAGGAGGCAG includes the following:
- a CDS encoding YidC/Oxa1 family membrane protein insertase; translation: MVALLTKSTMPIVKWVAEVMGWLMNGIYSIGVTNLGLCIILFTIIIYMFMTPLQIKQQKFSKMNAVMSPELQKISKKYKAKKDQASQAKMQEETMAVYEKYGVSPTGSCLQMVIQMPIFFALYQVIIKMPGYIGGIRNMFDTAVVKITNVDGYVGIISDFIKDHGIRSYSWPTNGKGINDNHVIDFLYSLSPSQWADLGEVDKFSGFAQTLSDTANKIHPMQNFLGLNIADTPLSLIKTGWSDHTYLLILAAIMIPLLSWLTQMLNLKLMPTAATDDTNSQMNATMKGMNTFMPLFSAFICFSFPVGIGIYWIAGSVIRCVQQLVINRHLDNMNMDDFIKKNQEKMAKKRAKAGLPPQKITQQAKMNVKNIEEPKKISAEDRNAAVQKSTEYYKNSQNAKPGSLASKANMVAQFDQKNKSKKK
- the jag gene encoding RNA-binding cell elongation regulator Jag/EloR — its product is MEFKEFSAKTVDEAITKACLDFETSSENLEIQVLFEGSSGFLGFGAKPARINVRRKEVSLPEEPVIEEAVPVKEERKEVKKEFKNEPKREPKREPKKEVRRTEAHKEDVKPQHEERKVVERTEEEITAVKADAEKFLNGVFKAMELEVEIKMEYKSAEGNLEIEFLGEDMGILIGKRGQTLDSLQYLTSLVVNKGRQGYIRVKLDTEDYRNRRKETLENLAKSIAYKVRKTRKPVSLEPMNPYERRIIHSALQGNRYVETYSEGNEPYRHVVVKLKK
- the mnmE gene encoding tRNA uridine-5-carboxymethylaminomethyl(34) synthesis GTPase MnmE, whose translation is MADTIAAIATAMTASGIGIIRMSGPESRKIVKKVYRSKGGRKQIEKEPSHTIHYGFIYDGEEEIDEVLVMLMDGPKSYTGEDTVEIDCHGGILAMKRVLETVIKYGARPAEPGEYTKRAFLNGRIDLSQAEAVIDVINAKNEYALKSSLNQLKGSVQKVIKEIRERIIYQIAYIESALDDPEHISIDGYGETLEKEVAVQKSRIERLLETAGEGKMMKEGIKTVILGKPNAGKSSLMNLLVGEERAIVTDIAGTTRDILEEAIVLHGISLRMIDTAGIRDTEDRVEQIGVGRAKEYAKDADLILYVVDSSIPLDENDEEIISMLEDKKAVILLNKTDLETVVSEESLRKRMNHPVIPVSAKEKQGIDVLEQKIKEMFFEGELSFNDEVYITNIRHKTALEDAKKSLELVENSIAMQMPEDFFSIDLMNAYESLGSIIGEFVGEDLVNEIFSKFCTGK
- the mnmG gene encoding tRNA uridine-5-carboxymethylaminomethyl(34) synthesis enzyme MnmG — encoded protein: MNNLVENYDVAIVGAGHAGCEAALACARLGLDTIMFTVSVDSIALMPCNPNIGGSSKGHLVREIDALGGEMGKNIDKTFIQSKMLNVSKGPAVHSLRAQADKQEYTRRMRRVLENTEHLTVKQAEVTEILAEEHKIKGVKTYSGATYLTKAVVLCTGTYLKARCIYGDVSSYTGPNGLQAANHLTDSLKKLGVEMYRFKTGTPARIDKRSIDFSKMEEQFGDERVVPFSFSTNPEDVQIEQASCWLTYTNEKTHEIIKNNLDRSPLYSGMIEGTGPRYCPSIEDKVVKFADKNRHQVFLEPEGLYTNEMYVGGMSSSLPEDVQYEMYRSVPGLEQAKIVRNAYAIEYDCINARQLYPTLEFKEIKGLFSGGQFNGSSGYEEAAAQGLVAGINAAMEVLGRDMLILDRSESYIGVLIDDLVTKENHEPYRMMTSRAEYRLLLRQDNADLRLREKGYKVGLVSKKEYEYVLWKKQKIEEEAARVENTFVGASKEVQELLESYGSTLLKNGSSLAELIRRPELSYRVLAPLDKKRPQLPQDVAEQVNINIKYDGYIRRQLKQVEQFKKLETKRLPKDLDYDGVNGLRIEAKQKLKEYRPVSVGQASRIAGVSPADISVLLVYMESYRKGGVHKEVDV